A segment of the Leptospiraceae bacterium genome:
ATTTTAATCCGATACATAAATCTCTCACAGTTTCCTCATGAATGGCTAAGAATGGTTTGCCTACAATCGTATTTGTAATTGCTCTTTTCTGAGCATCTAATACTACTTCGTATACATCGCGTTGCGCTGGAGTAAATGTTTTACTAGCGGGATATACACGTGTTACATCTGCTGTATAACAGTTTTTTTCTGCTCCACTATCAATTAGGATTAAGTCTCCTTTTTTTATTTTCATGTTATTGAATGTGTAATGTAAAATCGTCGCATTAACGCCGCTAGCGACAATATGTCCGTAACCTCCACCCCAAGCGCCTTGTCTTAAATATTCTCTTTCTAAAATAGCCTCTAGTTCATATTCATACATTCCCGGTTTTGTTTCTTTAAATAAAGCTAAGTGTCCGTTATATGTAATTTGAACGGCTTCTTTTAAAATTTCGATTTCCTCTTTTGATTTAATTAAGCGCATTTCATGGAGGAAATCAGGAATTTCAATTCGATGTGGACCATATTGACCGATACGAGATCTTTTATTTAGATGATCGCATACTGCTATTAAACCGCTATCTCTTTCTTTATCTTTTCCAAAAAAGTGAAATAGGGTAAAAGTATTCATAAGTAATTCAATTGATTTATCGTTCCATTCGGTTGTTTCAAAAGTTTCATCTAGATCTAAATTCGTTTTGGCATCCTTTTTACCAATTCGAATGCCAGTCCAAATCTCTTTTTCTTTGTCTTTGGGTAATACAAATAAACCGCTGTAATCATTCTTTAATACGAGAATTCCTTCCGGTTCTG
Coding sequences within it:
- a CDS encoding aminopeptidase P N-terminal domain-containing protein, with protein sequence MNYEIHKKRIKKVQSHLKKGETLLIFAASHLIRNRDVEYKFRQDSDYFYLTGITEPEGILVLKNDYSGLFVLPKDKEKEIWTGIRIGKKDAKTNLDLDETFETTEWNDKSIELLMNTFTLFHFFGKDKERDSGLIAVCDHLNKRSRIGQYGPHRIEIPDFLHEMRLIKSKEEIEILKEAVQITYNGHLALFKETKPGMYEYELEAILEREYLRQGAWGGGYGHIVASGVNATILHYTFNNMKIKKGDLILIDSGAEKNCYTADVTRVYPASKTFTPAQRDVYEVVLDAQKRAITNTIVGKPFLAIHEETVRDLCIGLKYLKLIKGSIDKVMEKGEYRKFYMHKTGHWLGMDVHDVGKYFQSGESRKLVNGMVTTVEPGLYFDPNDSTIPKHFRGIGIRIEDDILVNGKSPINLTASIPKEVEEIEKIRELAF